A genomic window from Indicator indicator isolate 239-I01 chromosome 10, UM_Iind_1.1, whole genome shotgun sequence includes:
- the NPHS2 gene encoding podocin encodes MRMDKRPRSASRESHRRRRESPAAQSKREKRESSREAIKGKGDTKQEKAKEIKSTTGADGRVHTSTVVDVDDVISDEEMEAMALLDSERQEEGLKSPGLGICEWLLTILSFLFVIMTFPISIWFCMKVVREYERAIVFRLGHLLPGRAKGPGLFFFLPCLDTYHKVDLRLKTLEIPFHQVVTKDMVTLEIDAVCYYRLENASLLLTTLTSMSSAIQLLVQTTTKRLLAHRAFSELLLDRKTISQEIKVALDAVTGCWGIKVERTEINNVQLPAEVRQSLAVEAEAQRQAKVRVIAAEGEKAASESLRMAAEILSSAPAAAQLRYLHALHSLTAEKPAAFILPLPLDAMNLISPATHSPPTVTSLLTDATKLPEIPKDKKDSPML; translated from the exons ATGAGGATGGATAAGAGGCCTCGGAGCGCTTCCAGAGAGTCCCACAGGAGACGCAGAGAGTCCCCTGCTGCACAGAGCAAacgagagaagagggagagcagcagagaagccatcaaagggaagggagacacaaagcaggagaaagcaaaggagatCAAGAGCACCACAGGGGCTGATGGCAGGGTGCACACATCCACAGTGGTGGACGTGGATGATGTGATATCTGATGAAGAAATGGAGGCGATGGCACTGCTGGACAGCGAGCGGCAAGAGGAAG GTCTAAAGTCTCCAGGTCTGGGCATCTGTGAGTGGCTTCTGACCATCTTGTCTTTCCTGTTTGTGATAATGACCTTCCCCATTTCTATCTGGTTCTGCATGAAG GTGGTACGGGAGTACGAGAGAGCCATCGTTTTCCGACTTGGACATCTCCTTCCTGGCAGAGCTAAGGGACCTG gtcttttctttttccttccctgcctggaCACATACCACAAGGTAGACCTCCGCCTGAAAACCCTAGAGATCCCCTTCCATCAG GTAGTGACCAAAGACATGGTTACCTTGGAGATCGATGCTGTCTGCTACTACCGGTTGGAGAATGCCTCTCTTCTCCTCACCACCCTGACCAGCATGTCCAGTGCCATCCAACTGCTGGTGCAGACCACCACAAAGCGTCTCCTGGCACATCGAGCCTTCTCTGAACTTCTCTTGGACAGGAAGACCATCAGCCAGGAGATAAAG GTGGCTTTGGATGCTGTCACAGGCTGCTGGGGTATCAAAGTGGAGAGAACAGAAAT CAACAAcgtgcagctgcctgctgaggtCCGGCAGTCCCTGGCTGTGGAAGCAGAGGCCCAGAGACAGGCCAAAGTGCGG GTTATTGCAGCTGAGGGGGAAAAGGCTGCTTCTGAGTCCCTGCGGATGGCAGCTGAGATCTTATCTagtgcccctgctgctgctcaactCCGTTATCTCCATGCACTGCACTCCCTTACTGCAGAGAAACCTGCTGCTTTCATCTTGCCCTTGCCTTTGGATGCCATGAACCTCATCTCTCCAGCTACCCACAGTCCTCCAACAGTGACCAGCCTCCTCACAGATGCCACAAAGCTCCCAGAAATTCCCAAAGACAAGAAGGACTCACCCATGCTCTAA